AACGACATCGACAACGTGGCGCAGGCGCTGCAGCAGACCCTCAGCCAGCTGCTGACCTCGCTGCTGACGGTCATCGGCGTCGTCGTGATGATGTTCGTGGTCTCGCCCCTGCTGGCCCTGATCGCCCTGGTGACGATCCCGATCTCGGTGCTGATCACCGGCGTGATCGGCAAGCGGTCGCAGAAGCTGTTCACCGCGCAGTGGAAGGCGACCGGGGAGCTCAACGGGCACATCGAGGAGGCCTTCACCGGGCACGCGCTGGTCAAGGTCTTCGGCCGGCAGAAGGAGGTCGCGGCGGTCTTCGCCGAGCGCAACGAGGGCTTGTTCGGCTCCAGCTTCGGCGCGCAGTTCATCAGCGGCCTGATCATGCCGGCGATGATGTTCATCGGGAACCTCAACTACGTGGCCATCGCCGTCGTCGGCGGCCTGCGGGTGGCCAGCGGCACGACGAGCCTCGGCGACGTGCAGGCCTTCATCCAGTACACCCGGATGTTCACCCAGCCGCTCACCCAGGTGGCCTCGATGGCCAACCTGCTGCAGTCGGGCATCGCGTCCGCCGAGCGCGTGTTCGAGGTGCTCGACGCCGAGGAGCAGAGCCCGGAGCCGGCGAGCTCGGCGGGCGCCGGCGCGCCGACGCGCGGCCGGGTCGAGTTCCAGCACATCGCCTTCTCCTACACGAAGGCGCAGCCGCTCATCACCGACCTGTCCCTGGTCGCCGAGCCGGGCAGCACCGTGGCCATCGTCGGGCCGACGGGCGCCGGCAAGACCACGCTGGTCAACCTGATCCTGCGCTTCTACGAGCTGGACGGCGGCAAGATCACCGTCGACGGCGTCGACGTGGCCACCATCCCGCGGGCCGAGCTGCGCTCGAAGGTCGGCATGGTGCTGCAGGACACCTGGCTGTTCCACGGCACCATCCGCGCCAACATCGCCTACGGCCGCCCGGACGCGACGGAGGCCGAGATCCTGGCCGCCGCGGAGGCCACCTACGTCGACCGCTTCGTGCACGCCCTGCCCGAGGGCTACGACACGGTGATCGACGAGGAGGGCAGCAACATCAGCGCGGGCGAGAAGCAGCTGATCACGATCGCCCGGGCCTTCCTGGCGAACCCGGCGCTGCTCATCCTCGACGAGGCGACCAGCTCGGTCGACACCCGGACCGAGGTCCTGGTGCAGCACGCGATGGCCGCCCTGCGCAGCGACCGGACCAGCTTCGTGATCGCGCACCGGCTGTCCACCATCCGCGACGCCGACCTGATCCTGGTCATGCAGGCGGGCCAGATCGTCGAGCAGGGCAGCCACACCGCGCTGCTCGCG
The window above is part of the Friedmanniella luteola genome. Proteins encoded here:
- a CDS encoding ABC transporter ATP-binding protein, translating into MSEDTRIDTAAAPDAEPAVVAKAPERPRYAPATRSGGPFGGPAPAEKSLNFWPSLKRLLGHLAPERVVLVAVVALAVVGIVMNVYGPRILGYATDVIFTGLVGRSLPAGASKAEVVAQLRASGQGTYADLVERLAVVPGQGIDFDLLGRWLLLALGLYLASSLFLWLQGYLLNGAVQRSIFTLRNEVETKINKLPLSYFDKQTRGELLSRVTNDIDNVAQALQQTLSQLLTSLLTVIGVVVMMFVVSPLLALIALVTIPISVLITGVIGKRSQKLFTAQWKATGELNGHIEEAFTGHALVKVFGRQKEVAAVFAERNEGLFGSSFGAQFISGLIMPAMMFIGNLNYVAIAVVGGLRVASGTTSLGDVQAFIQYTRMFTQPLTQVASMANLLQSGIASAERVFEVLDAEEQSPEPASSAGAGAPTRGRVEFQHIAFSYTKAQPLITDLSLVAEPGSTVAIVGPTGAGKTTLVNLILRFYELDGGKITVDGVDVATIPRAELRSKVGMVLQDTWLFHGTIRANIAYGRPDATEAEILAAAEATYVDRFVHALPEGYDTVIDEEGSNISAGEKQLITIARAFLANPALLILDEATSSVDTRTEVLVQHAMAALRSDRTSFVIAHRLSTIRDADLILVMQAGQIVEQGSHTALLAAGGAYADLYRSQFAGAVTDDEQQAEPVPAG